A single Meles meles chromosome 20, mMelMel3.1 paternal haplotype, whole genome shotgun sequence DNA region contains:
- the IL12RB1 gene encoding interleukin-12 receptor subunit beta-1 isoform X1 has product MGQLWARLVPLLLLLLRGQGAEACSTSGCCFQDPPYPDGGAGSASGPRDLNCYRIVSAGYECSWQYEGPTAGVSHFLRCCLRSGRCCYFAAGSATSLQFSDQDGVAVLQAVTLWVESRAENQTQKSPKITLKLHSAVKYDPPPVGDITVSRSSGQVLLKWENPARQDGAEVQFRHRTSSSLWESGNCGPQEDAGFESCLCPLRTDAAQEFQLRRRRLRPAAPGDPGDPWSSWSSPVCVPPEHLPQPTLRFSVEALRTNGRRQVTLHGQLPQVELPEGCLGSNSGGEVTYRARLHMLSCTCKIRSTMNFQLKKPLDLSGAAYDLAVISQNRFGPGPNQTWHIPAQTHTHTEPGALNISVGANGTSMHWPAQARAKAYCIEWQAQDQDRNLTNCTLTPSQDQDPAGMATYSWSRGSGAMEQKVCYHITIFASPRPEKPISWSTVLSTYHFGGNASGAGRPQHVSVKKLGQGSVNVDWTPSPLSACPGVLKEYVVRCEDEEGNLVSELPVKPTETQVALDGLRAGTAYTVRVRADTVTLQGAWSRPQPFSIEAQVSRLFDLSILLVSLGSFASILLLGVLGYLCLNRAARYLCPPLPTSCASTVIEFPSSQGKQAWQWTSPADFPEEVSPKEALVVNMSWEKGEGTDLDIPVHLKEKTQLLRDSPELTLDTELPLEDRRQLQGHPEPRALGPGRQEGLEGNIDQGAGFSLPLGDLIQTPIFSGPSDMDLEA; this is encoded by the exons ATGGGACAGCTGTGGGCCAGGCTGGTCCCgctccttctgctcctgctccGAGGGCAAGGCG CTGAAGCCTGCAGTACCAGTGGGTGCTGTTTTCAGGACCCGCCGTATCCGGACGGAGGTGCAG GCTCGGCTTCAGGCCCCAGGGACCTGAACTGCTACCGGATAGTCAGTGCTGGTTATGAATGCTCCTGGCAGTATGAGGGCCCCACGGCTGGGGTCAGCCACTTCCTGAGGTGCTG CCTCAGGTCCGGGCGCTGCTGCTACTTTGCCGCGGGCTCAGCCACCAGCCTGCAGTTCTCTGACCAGGACGGTGTAGCTGTGCTCCAGGCTGTCACGCTCTGGGTGGAATCTCGAGCCGAGAACCAGACACAGAAGTCACCTAAGATCACGCTGAAACTTCATAGTGCAG TTAAATATGACCCTCCGCCGGTTGGAGACATCACCGTGTCTAGGTCCTCGGGGCAGGTGCTCTTGAAGTGGGAGAACCCAGCCCGCCAGGATGGCGCCGAGGTGCAGTTCCGGCACCGGACATCTAGCAGCCTGTGGGAGTCG GGCAACTGCGGACCTCAGGAGGATGCCGGCTTCG agtcctgcctctgccccctgcGGACGGACGCAGCCCAGGAATTCCAGCTCCGTAGGCGGCGACTCAGGCCAGCAGCCCCAGGAGACCCAGGAGACCCCTGGAGCAGCTGGAGCAGCCCCGTGTGTGTCCCCCCTG AACATCTCCCACAGCCCACCTTGAGGTTCTCGGTGGAGGCGCTCCGCACCAATGGGAGGAGGCAGGTGACCCTGCACGGGCAG CTGCCCCAAGTTGAGCTTCCAGAAGGCTGCCTCGGATCCAACTCTGGCGGGGAAGTGACCTACCGCGCCCGCCTGCATATGCTGTCCTGCACATGTAAGATCAGGTCGACAATGAACTTTCAGCTGAAGAAACCGCTCGACCTCTCTGGTGCGGCCTATGACCTGGCTGTCATCTCCCAGAATCGCTTCGGCCCCGGCCCCAACCAGACGTGGCACATTCCTGCCCAAACTCACACCCACACAG AACCAGGGGCTCTGAATATCAGTGTCGGAGCCAATGGGACCTCCATGCACTGGCCAGCCCAGGCCAGGGCCAAGGCGTATTGCATTGAATGGCAGGCCCAAGACCAGGACAGGAACCTCACCAACTGCACCCTGACTCCGTCCCAGGACCAGGACCCTGCAGGAATGG CAACCTACAGCTGGAGCAGAGGATCTGGGGCAATGGAGCAGAAGGTATGTTACCACATCACGATCTTTGCCTCTCCACGCCCAGAGAAGCCCATCTCGTGGTCCACGGTCTTGTCCACCTACCACTTCGGGGGCAATG CCTCGGGGGCAGGACGCCCACAACACGTATCGGTGAAGAAGCTCGGCCAGGGCTCCGTGAACGTGGACTGGACGCCATCCCCGCTGAGCGCTTGCCCGGGTGTCCTGAAGGAGTACGTCGTGCGCTGCGAGGATGAGGAGGGCAACCTTGTCTCTG AGCTGCCCGTGAAGCCCACAGAGACCCAGGTCGCTCTTGATGGTCTTCGGGCTGGCACAGCCTACACAGTGCGGGTTCGAGCAGACACAGTGACGCTGCAGGGTGCCTGGAGCCGGCCCCAGCCATTCAGCATCG AAGCCCAGGTTTCCCGGTTGTTCGATTTGTCCATACTCCTGGTGTCTCTGGGGAGCTTCGCCAGCATCCTTCTCCTGGGCGTCCTTGGGTACCTCTGCCTGAACAG ggcTGCGCGGTACCTGTGCCCGCCCCTGCCCACGTCTTGCGCCAGCACTGTGATCGAGTTCCCTAGCAGCCAGGGAAAGCAG GCTTGGCAGTGGACAAGCCCGGCAGACTTCCCGGAGGAGGTGTCCCCAAAAGAGGCCTTGGTGGTGAACATGTCCTGGGAAAAAGGTGAGGGAACAGACCTGGACATACCCGTGCATCTCAAGGAGAAGACACAGCTACTTCGGGACTCTCCTGAGCTGACCTTGGACACAGAGCTCCCATTGGAGGACAGGAGACAGCTGCAAGGCCATCCCGAGCCTCGGGCTCTGGggccaggcaggcaggaaggtCTGGAGGGCAACATTGACCAGGGGGCTGGATTCTCACTGCCCTTGGGAGACCTAATACAGACCCCCATATTCAGTGGCCCTTCGGACATGGACTTGGAAGCCTGA
- the IL12RB1 gene encoding interleukin-12 receptor subunit beta-1 isoform X2, translating into MGQLWARLVPLLLLLLRGQGAEACSTSGCCFQDPPYPDGGAGSASGPRDLNCYRIVSAGYECSWQYEGPTAGVSHFLRCCLRSGRCCYFAAGSATSLQFSDQDGVAVLQAVTLWVESRAENQTQKSPKITLKLHSAVKYDPPPVGDITVSRSSGQVLLKWENPARQDGAEVQFRHRTSSSLWESGNCGPQEDAGFESCLCPLRTDAAQEFQLRRRRLRPAAPGDPGDPWSSWSSPVCVPPEHLPQPTLRFSVEALRTNGRRQVTLHGQLPQVELPEGCLGSNSGGEVTYRARLHMLSCTCKIRSTMNFQLKKPLDLSGAAYDLAVISQNRFGPGPNQTWHIPAQTHTHTEPGALNISVGANGTSMHWPAQARAKAYCIEWQAQDQDRNLTNCTLTPSQDQDPAGMEKPISWSTVLSTYHFGGNASGAGRPQHVSVKKLGQGSVNVDWTPSPLSACPGVLKEYVVRCEDEEGNLVSELPVKPTETQVALDGLRAGTAYTVRVRADTVTLQGAWSRPQPFSIEAQVSRLFDLSILLVSLGSFASILLLGVLGYLCLNRAARYLCPPLPTSCASTVIEFPSSQGKQAWQWTSPADFPEEVSPKEALVVNMSWEKGEGTDLDIPVHLKEKTQLLRDSPELTLDTELPLEDRRQLQGHPEPRALGPGRQEGLEGNIDQGAGFSLPLGDLIQTPIFSGPSDMDLEA; encoded by the exons ATGGGACAGCTGTGGGCCAGGCTGGTCCCgctccttctgctcctgctccGAGGGCAAGGCG CTGAAGCCTGCAGTACCAGTGGGTGCTGTTTTCAGGACCCGCCGTATCCGGACGGAGGTGCAG GCTCGGCTTCAGGCCCCAGGGACCTGAACTGCTACCGGATAGTCAGTGCTGGTTATGAATGCTCCTGGCAGTATGAGGGCCCCACGGCTGGGGTCAGCCACTTCCTGAGGTGCTG CCTCAGGTCCGGGCGCTGCTGCTACTTTGCCGCGGGCTCAGCCACCAGCCTGCAGTTCTCTGACCAGGACGGTGTAGCTGTGCTCCAGGCTGTCACGCTCTGGGTGGAATCTCGAGCCGAGAACCAGACACAGAAGTCACCTAAGATCACGCTGAAACTTCATAGTGCAG TTAAATATGACCCTCCGCCGGTTGGAGACATCACCGTGTCTAGGTCCTCGGGGCAGGTGCTCTTGAAGTGGGAGAACCCAGCCCGCCAGGATGGCGCCGAGGTGCAGTTCCGGCACCGGACATCTAGCAGCCTGTGGGAGTCG GGCAACTGCGGACCTCAGGAGGATGCCGGCTTCG agtcctgcctctgccccctgcGGACGGACGCAGCCCAGGAATTCCAGCTCCGTAGGCGGCGACTCAGGCCAGCAGCCCCAGGAGACCCAGGAGACCCCTGGAGCAGCTGGAGCAGCCCCGTGTGTGTCCCCCCTG AACATCTCCCACAGCCCACCTTGAGGTTCTCGGTGGAGGCGCTCCGCACCAATGGGAGGAGGCAGGTGACCCTGCACGGGCAG CTGCCCCAAGTTGAGCTTCCAGAAGGCTGCCTCGGATCCAACTCTGGCGGGGAAGTGACCTACCGCGCCCGCCTGCATATGCTGTCCTGCACATGTAAGATCAGGTCGACAATGAACTTTCAGCTGAAGAAACCGCTCGACCTCTCTGGTGCGGCCTATGACCTGGCTGTCATCTCCCAGAATCGCTTCGGCCCCGGCCCCAACCAGACGTGGCACATTCCTGCCCAAACTCACACCCACACAG AACCAGGGGCTCTGAATATCAGTGTCGGAGCCAATGGGACCTCCATGCACTGGCCAGCCCAGGCCAGGGCCAAGGCGTATTGCATTGAATGGCAGGCCCAAGACCAGGACAGGAACCTCACCAACTGCACCCTGACTCCGTCCCAGGACCAGGACCCTGCAGGAATGG AGAAGCCCATCTCGTGGTCCACGGTCTTGTCCACCTACCACTTCGGGGGCAATG CCTCGGGGGCAGGACGCCCACAACACGTATCGGTGAAGAAGCTCGGCCAGGGCTCCGTGAACGTGGACTGGACGCCATCCCCGCTGAGCGCTTGCCCGGGTGTCCTGAAGGAGTACGTCGTGCGCTGCGAGGATGAGGAGGGCAACCTTGTCTCTG AGCTGCCCGTGAAGCCCACAGAGACCCAGGTCGCTCTTGATGGTCTTCGGGCTGGCACAGCCTACACAGTGCGGGTTCGAGCAGACACAGTGACGCTGCAGGGTGCCTGGAGCCGGCCCCAGCCATTCAGCATCG AAGCCCAGGTTTCCCGGTTGTTCGATTTGTCCATACTCCTGGTGTCTCTGGGGAGCTTCGCCAGCATCCTTCTCCTGGGCGTCCTTGGGTACCTCTGCCTGAACAG ggcTGCGCGGTACCTGTGCCCGCCCCTGCCCACGTCTTGCGCCAGCACTGTGATCGAGTTCCCTAGCAGCCAGGGAAAGCAG GCTTGGCAGTGGACAAGCCCGGCAGACTTCCCGGAGGAGGTGTCCCCAAAAGAGGCCTTGGTGGTGAACATGTCCTGGGAAAAAGGTGAGGGAACAGACCTGGACATACCCGTGCATCTCAAGGAGAAGACACAGCTACTTCGGGACTCTCCTGAGCTGACCTTGGACACAGAGCTCCCATTGGAGGACAGGAGACAGCTGCAAGGCCATCCCGAGCCTCGGGCTCTGGggccaggcaggcaggaaggtCTGGAGGGCAACATTGACCAGGGGGCTGGATTCTCACTGCCCTTGGGAGACCTAATACAGACCCCCATATTCAGTGGCCCTTCGGACATGGACTTGGAAGCCTGA